From Cellulophaga lytica DSM 7489, a single genomic window includes:
- a CDS encoding cold-shock protein, whose translation MSNGTVKFFNDSKGFGFITPDDGGKDVFVHISGLTHEIAEGDKVSYDVEEGKKGPNAVNVEVL comes from the coding sequence ATGAGTAACGGTACAGTAAAATTTTTTAACGACTCTAAAGGTTTCGGTTTTATCACTCCAGATGATGGTGGTAAAGACGTTTTTGTTCACATTAGTGGATTAACACACGAAATAGCTGAAGGAGACAAAGTTAGTTATGACGTTGAAGAAGGAAAAAAAGGACCTAATGCAGTAAACGTTGAAGTCCTTTAA
- a CDS encoding glutamate synthase subunit beta: MGKITGFLEFERKIEDYAPVEERIKNYKEFTQPLKETELKNQGARCMDCGVPFCHSGCPLGNLIPDFNDAVYKGKWEKAATILHSTNNFPEFTGRLCPAPCEEACVLGINEDPVSIENIEKNIVETAFSKGWITAQPPKTRTGKTVAVIGSGPAGLATAQQLNRAGHLVTVFERDAKVGGLLRYGIPDFKMEKNVIDRRLEVLKEEGIIFKTNTHIGVDIDANTLKEDFDAVVLSGGATVRRNLPIKGADLKGVVQAMDFLKQNNKRVDGITDLGEEIKATNKDVIVIGGGDTGSDCIGTSIRHGANSVSNFEIMSKATPERPADQPWPFWPMRLRTSSSHKEGAERFFSISTKEFIGDEKGNLKGLITAEVEWIKTPGQRPTLKEVPGTEKEWKCELVLLAMGFTGSEMTVAQQLGLEADSRTNIKASAKNYMTNVPGVFVAGDQRRGQSLIVWAISEGRQAAHHVDVYLTGSSTLPLKGEGDLPRV; this comes from the coding sequence ATGGGAAAAATAACTGGATTTTTAGAGTTCGAAAGAAAAATAGAAGACTATGCTCCTGTAGAAGAGCGCATAAAAAATTATAAAGAGTTTACACAACCACTAAAAGAAACTGAATTAAAAAATCAAGGTGCACGTTGTATGGATTGCGGAGTTCCGTTTTGCCATAGCGGATGCCCTTTAGGAAATTTAATTCCAGATTTTAATGATGCTGTATACAAAGGCAAATGGGAAAAAGCAGCAACCATACTACATTCTACTAACAATTTTCCTGAATTTACAGGCAGATTATGCCCTGCTCCTTGCGAAGAAGCCTGTGTACTAGGCATTAATGAAGATCCTGTATCTATAGAAAATATAGAGAAAAACATTGTAGAAACTGCATTTTCTAAAGGATGGATAACAGCACAACCTCCTAAAACAAGAACTGGTAAAACAGTTGCTGTTATAGGTTCTGGGCCAGCTGGTTTAGCTACTGCACAACAATTAAACAGAGCCGGACATCTAGTTACTGTTTTTGAGCGTGATGCAAAAGTTGGAGGATTATTACGTTATGGTATTCCAGATTTTAAAATGGAAAAAAACGTAATAGACCGAAGATTAGAAGTTCTTAAAGAGGAAGGAATAATTTTTAAGACTAACACACATATAGGAGTAGATATAGATGCTAACACACTAAAAGAAGATTTTGACGCCGTAGTACTTTCTGGTGGGGCAACAGTACGCAGAAATTTACCTATTAAAGGAGCAGATTTAAAAGGGGTTGTACAAGCAATGGACTTTTTAAAGCAAAACAACAAACGTGTAGATGGTATTACAGATCTAGGAGAAGAAATAAAGGCTACCAACAAAGATGTTATTGTTATTGGTGGTGGTGATACTGGGTCTGACTGTATAGGAACATCTATACGCCACGGAGCAAACTCTGTATCTAATTTTGAAATTATGAGTAAAGCAACTCCAGAAAGACCAGCAGACCAACCTTGGCCGTTTTGGCCAATGCGTTTGCGCACAAGTTCTTCTCATAAGGAAGGGGCAGAACGCTTTTTTAGCATATCTACCAAAGAATTTATTGGAGATGAAAAAGGAAACTTAAAAGGGCTTATAACCGCAGAAGTAGAGTGGATAAAAACACCTGGACAAAGACCTACATTAAAAGAAGTTCCTGGAACAGAAAAAGAATGGAAATGTGAGTTAGTATTACTTGCAATGGGTTTTACAGGGTCAGAAATGACTGTAGCTCAGCAATTAGGCTTAGAAGCCGACTCTAGAACAAATATTAAAGCATCTGCAAAAAACTATATGACCAATGTACCCGGTGTTTTTGTTGCAGGAGACCAAAGAAGAGGTCAGTCATTAATTGTATGGGCCATCTCTGAAGGCAGACAGGCAGCGCATCACGTAGATGTTTACTTAACAGGAAGCTCTACTTTACCACTAAAAGGAGAAGGAGATTTACCTAGAGTTTAG